A portion of the Lysinibacillus timonensis genome contains these proteins:
- a CDS encoding DNA-directed RNA polymerase subunit beta, whose product MTNELMSEKREKDISKLRRVDRRRQRTVTKKEARQRRDEDKKTPESTKELILSRLLSTAIKLLLFIAVLLLSAVVGLMIGYGVIGTGNPIDALNWATWQHMLDIINGKE is encoded by the coding sequence ATGACAAACGAGTTAATGAGTGAAAAAAGAGAGAAAGATATCTCCAAATTACGTAGAGTCGATCGTAGACGTCAAAGAACGGTTACTAAAAAGGAAGCAAGACAAAGAAGAGATGAAGATAAGAAAACGCCAGAATCTACAAAAGAGCTAATTCTATCTCGTTTACTCTCTACTGCCATTAAACTACTTCTTTTTATTGCAGTATTATTATTAAGCGCTGTTGTTGGTTTAATGATTGGATACGGAGTAATTGGCACTGGCAATCCGATTGATGCACTTAATTGGGCTACATGGCAACATATGTTAGACATCATTAATGGGAAAGAATAA
- the fabZ gene encoding 3-hydroxyacyl-ACP dehydratase FabZ — translation MLTVEQIQAILPHRYPFLLVDRILELEEGKRAVGLKNVSVNEDFFNGHFPGYPVMPGVLIIEALAQVGGVALLNSEQFKGRLAFLTGIDNARFKRQVVPGDQLRLEVEFVRMRGAMGKGHAVATVDGELVCEADILFAIGPEQPK, via the coding sequence ATGTTAACAGTTGAACAAATTCAAGCGATTTTACCACACCGTTATCCTTTTCTTTTAGTGGATCGTATATTGGAACTGGAAGAAGGAAAGCGTGCCGTAGGTTTAAAAAATGTTTCAGTTAATGAAGACTTTTTCAATGGACATTTCCCTGGGTACCCAGTTATGCCAGGTGTTTTGATTATTGAAGCTTTAGCACAAGTTGGGGGAGTAGCACTTCTTAATTCTGAGCAATTTAAAGGTAGACTTGCTTTTTTAACAGGGATTGATAATGCACGTTTTAAACGCCAAGTCGTTCCTGGCGATCAATTAAGACTCGAAGTTGAATTTGTAAGAATGCGCGGCGCTATGGGAAAAGGCCATGCAGTGGCTACAGTTGATGGCGAACTTGTTTGCGAAGCCGATATTTTATTTGCAATCGGACCAGAACAACCAAAATAA
- a CDS encoding YwpF family protein has protein sequence MKTFKILTFDLITEDGKMNFPLFDGIIINQENLEKTWILELFISKAHKSTFEQLHTSGQSFDAYVVISFPENEPAPFTVSVSNINEIGDNISVLLKGKVRQVRKKYAEQLLKQLLEEDLSKDELLNRFEKGMKERPRLRES, from the coding sequence ATGAAAACGTTTAAAATACTTACATTTGATTTGATTACCGAGGATGGTAAAATGAATTTCCCATTATTTGATGGCATCATAATCAATCAAGAAAACCTTGAAAAAACTTGGATTTTGGAACTTTTCATTTCCAAAGCACATAAATCCACCTTCGAACAATTACATACATCGGGGCAAAGCTTTGACGCATATGTTGTGATCTCATTCCCTGAAAATGAACCTGCTCCATTTACTGTATCTGTAAGTAACATAAATGAAATCGGAGATAATATTTCTGTCCTATTGAAAGGAAAAGTAAGACAAGTGCGAAAAAAATACGCAGAGCAACTACTCAAACAACTTTTGGAAGAAGATTTATCAAAAGATGAGTTACTTAACCGTTTTGAAAAAGGCATGAAAGAACGTCCGCGATTGCGTGAGAGTTAA
- a CDS encoding single-stranded DNA-binding protein, which translates to MNHVGLVGRITKDPILKQLTEGRIHVSFILAINRNFRNSEGEVEADFVLCSVWGRLAERVAKYCGKGSLVGVNGRLQTRSYTNRDNVKVYSTEVVVDDVRFYVLKIPGKDQETQELPSDISRTSQIAESIAGFETIPNEDPRMMEMFELPKVEEGLPIR; encoded by the coding sequence ATGAATCACGTCGGACTTGTTGGTCGAATTACAAAAGACCCAATATTAAAACAACTTACTGAAGGTCGAATTCATGTAAGTTTTATACTTGCGATCAATAGAAACTTTCGTAATAGCGAAGGTGAAGTAGAGGCAGATTTCGTTCTTTGTAGTGTATGGGGAAGACTCGCAGAACGGGTCGCTAAATATTGTGGTAAAGGTTCATTAGTAGGCGTAAATGGACGCTTACAAACACGTTCCTATACGAATAGAGATAACGTAAAAGTTTATTCGACAGAAGTAGTCGTTGATGATGTCCGATTCTATGTACTAAAAATCCCTGGGAAAGATCAGGAAACACAGGAACTACCATCTGATATTTCTCGTACTTCACAAATAGCAGAATCGATAGCGGGGTTTGAAACAATTCCAAATGAGGATCCAAGAATGATGGAAATGTTTGAATTACCAAAAGTAGAAGAAGGACTACCAATTAGGTAA
- a CDS encoding DEAD/DEAH box helicase, with the protein MMQDVHLSIPFAKPLRLKLDEREPGFFSVTALSDENLIRPINMWSHQLFYRYEPNFYGLHVNSENETIYLTASELMDLLSPKYAHPFVSLEGADELTGKHLAMVKGLQLLWNSSALWDYALFNEEGLAFELPNEFAEDSHVKSAFQSFEMNLAECATTLTIATKQKLAFAGLSADDVPALLPFFKEGGWPLNSERTVGDIRVALRLSEPVEDSEEWLLETVISNIKTAKQWTPAVRKRHLPIHQALPDKYLPYTEEIASFQKQIFDLLTLDRPGLTADTFLHVPLEDSEVRGLLRNDFAKLQALGFEVILPAWLKELKQTRLRVRVSANTQTTRKVAGLDDILTFKWNLSVGGEKISEEQFLQMVNEKREFVRIGNEWFRLDAEWMSGIRELMDQAEKENWTVRELLFRELPEELTAPIEDDEGDAERDDPLFAFEMQRSLKTYVEQLQDKKSLPPVPVPETLHAELRPYQQEGFEWLVFMREQQFGAVLADDMGLGKTIQMISYLLYTVDTLGENEPTIIVCPTSVLGNWQKEIARFAPSLRVHTHYSSSRLKEDEFIDFMKSEHPHVVLTTYGTVSQDVDFLEKLNWSTITLDEAQNIKNMQTLQSKAIRRLIGAHHIALTGTPIENRLSELWAIFDFIHKGYLGSFGKFQEQFILPIERDESDRHKEILRAKIRPFLLRRTKNDPDLQLNLPDKLETKKYCPLTNEQAALYEGYIQDTVTQIENMNGFEKKGRILQMLSKLKMLCNHPALYLKEPFEDAGAMLERSVKLKSIVELASEIVENGEQCLIFTQYIGMGHLLQHCFSELHNIDIPFLTGSMPKNQRDRLVEAFQAGEFPIFLLSLKAGGTGLNLTAATHVLHADRWWNPAVENQATDRAYRIGQTQFVQVHKFITIGTIEEKVDKMLEMKSALSEELIQSSNWLTELQDEELMDLFMLDTEIVRS; encoded by the coding sequence ATGATGCAAGACGTACACCTATCGATCCCCTTTGCAAAGCCGTTACGTTTAAAACTAGACGAGCGCGAGCCAGGTTTCTTTTCTGTCACTGCTTTATCTGATGAAAATTTAATTCGTCCTATCAATATGTGGTCTCATCAGTTGTTTTACCGATATGAACCAAACTTTTACGGACTTCATGTAAACTCGGAGAATGAAACTATCTATTTAACTGCTAGCGAGCTAATGGATTTATTGTCGCCTAAATATGCACACCCGTTTGTTTCGCTTGAAGGTGCGGATGAATTGACGGGTAAACACCTCGCAATGGTTAAAGGTCTTCAGCTTTTGTGGAACAGTTCCGCACTTTGGGATTATGCGTTATTTAATGAAGAAGGGTTAGCATTTGAGCTACCGAATGAATTTGCGGAGGATTCGCACGTAAAAAGCGCTTTCCAATCATTTGAGATGAATCTTGCGGAGTGTGCGACAACCTTAACGATTGCGACGAAGCAAAAGTTAGCCTTTGCTGGTTTGTCGGCAGATGATGTTCCTGCCCTTCTTCCTTTCTTTAAAGAGGGTGGTTGGCCGCTGAACAGTGAACGCACAGTCGGCGATATCCGCGTTGCATTGCGACTTAGCGAACCTGTAGAGGACTCTGAAGAATGGCTATTGGAGACTGTTATCAGTAACATAAAAACGGCAAAACAATGGACACCTGCTGTTCGTAAACGCCATCTTCCTATTCATCAAGCATTACCTGATAAATATCTTCCTTACACTGAAGAAATTGCGTCATTCCAAAAACAAATATTTGATTTGTTGACGCTTGATCGACCAGGCTTAACGGCAGATACATTCTTACACGTTCCACTTGAAGATAGTGAAGTTCGAGGCCTGCTTCGTAATGATTTTGCGAAGTTACAAGCGCTAGGCTTTGAGGTCATATTACCTGCTTGGTTGAAAGAGTTAAAACAAACAAGATTACGTGTACGTGTGAGTGCCAATACACAAACTACTCGTAAAGTGGCCGGCCTTGATGATATCTTAACGTTTAAATGGAATCTTTCTGTAGGTGGTGAGAAAATCTCTGAAGAACAGTTCCTTCAGATGGTTAATGAAAAACGTGAATTTGTTCGCATCGGCAATGAATGGTTCCGTTTAGATGCAGAATGGATGAGCGGCATTCGTGAACTGATGGATCAGGCGGAAAAGGAAAACTGGACAGTTCGAGAATTACTGTTCCGCGAGCTTCCGGAAGAACTAACTGCTCCTATTGAAGACGATGAAGGTGATGCCGAACGTGATGATCCGTTATTTGCCTTTGAGATGCAACGTTCATTGAAAACGTATGTTGAACAACTACAGGATAAAAAGAGTCTCCCTCCTGTGCCAGTACCTGAAACCTTACATGCTGAATTACGACCATACCAACAAGAAGGCTTTGAATGGCTCGTCTTTATGCGTGAACAGCAATTTGGTGCCGTTCTTGCGGATGACATGGGGCTTGGAAAAACCATTCAGATGATTAGTTATTTGTTATATACGGTGGATACACTTGGTGAAAACGAACCGACTATCATCGTCTGCCCTACTTCCGTATTGGGGAACTGGCAAAAAGAAATAGCTCGTTTTGCCCCATCATTGCGCGTGCATACTCACTATAGTTCATCTCGTTTGAAAGAAGATGAGTTTATTGATTTTATGAAATCTGAGCATCCTCATGTTGTGCTGACGACCTATGGCACCGTTTCGCAGGATGTTGATTTCTTAGAGAAATTAAATTGGTCTACGATTACTCTGGATGAAGCGCAAAATATAAAAAATATGCAAACGTTACAATCGAAAGCCATTCGTAGGCTAATTGGTGCTCATCATATCGCTTTGACGGGTACGCCAATTGAAAATCGTTTATCTGAGCTTTGGGCGATTTTTGATTTCATCCACAAAGGGTACTTAGGAAGCTTTGGTAAATTCCAGGAGCAATTTATTTTACCTATTGAACGCGATGAATCCGATCGACATAAAGAAATACTTCGGGCAAAAATTCGTCCGTTCTTATTGCGCCGCACGAAAAATGACCCTGATTTACAGTTAAACTTGCCAGATAAATTGGAGACGAAAAAGTATTGCCCGTTAACAAACGAGCAAGCAGCACTCTATGAAGGATATATTCAAGATACGGTAACGCAAATCGAGAACATGAATGGTTTTGAGAAAAAAGGACGAATCTTACAAATGTTAAGTAAGTTGAAAATGCTTTGTAACCATCCGGCATTATATTTGAAGGAGCCTTTCGAAGATGCAGGGGCAATGCTCGAGCGTTCCGTGAAGTTAAAAAGTATCGTTGAGCTAGCGAGTGAGATTGTGGAAAATGGGGAGCAATGTTTAATATTCACTCAATATATTGGTATGGGGCATTTATTGCAACACTGTTTCTCTGAATTACACAATATTGATATACCATTTTTAACTGGTAGCATGCCGAAAAATCAACGTGACCGATTAGTTGAAGCTTTCCAAGCTGGGGAGTTCCCTATTTTCTTACTTTCTTTAAAAGCAGGGGGAACAGGCTTAAACTTAACTGCTGCAACACACGTCTTGCACGCTGATCGTTGGTGGAATCCGGCCGTTGAAAACCAAGCAACTGACCGCGCATACCGCATCGGCCAAACGCAGTTCGTCCAAGTGCATAAATTCATTACTATCGGCACAATCGAGGAAAAAGTCGACAAAATGCTAGAAATGAAATCCGCCCTATCCGAGGAATTAATCCAATCGAGTAACTGGCTAACCGAACTCCAAGATGAAGAACTCATGGATTTGTTCATGTTGGATACAGAAATTGTACGGAGTTGA